GCCTACGACGGCTGGGACAAATGACGAGCGCCGGTCCACCGCTGCTGGGCGGTGGACCGGCGCTCGTCAGGGTGCTACTTCTTCTTGGCGTAGCGGGCCTCGAAGCGGGCCACGCGGCCGCCGGTGTCGAGGATCTTCTGCTTGCCGGTGTAGAACGGGTGGCACTGCGAGCAGACGTCGGCACGCATGGTGCCGGAGGTCGCGGTGCTGCGGGTGGTGAAAGTGCTGCCGCAGGTGCAGGTCACCTGGGTCTCGGTGTACTCCGGGTGGATGTCCTTCTTCATGCTTCCCTCTTTCGTCGGGGCCGCCGGGTCGCCGCCGTGGTGTCCGCGGGTGCGGTGCGGTGACGTGAACCGGAGCCGGTCGTATTGTGCCAACCAACGGCGGCACCTTCCAATTCCGTGCTAGCCGGGGCTACGACGGACCGGTCTGCACCGGGAGGCGCAGCACCACCCGGGTGCCGCGGCCCTCCTCGGAGTCGATGCGCACGTCGCCGCCGTGCTTGT
The Nocardioides marinisabuli genome window above contains:
- the rpmE gene encoding 50S ribosomal protein L31, with protein sequence MKKDIHPEYTETQVTCTCGSTFTTRSTATSGTMRADVCSQCHPFYTGKQKILDTGGRVARFEARYAKKK